The Nitrogeniibacter aestuarii genome has a window encoding:
- a CDS encoding DUF6781 family protein codes for MEQKPLEQQVSDALQEDPKEIAERVRQLTVDALSGRPLDTTGMRETFATVTDGIREGASRRSARMEEAIKEAMHGMDGALRNFAEATSLAIQEARSEGKAYSSEEFSSLLDDVKSLQTLMADTLTKGAKQATGAAQNTLGQLADHARIHGTAAGKELFAIQTRLTQTMAEVTKEAVSDGTKTLQAGGKLMAGLTAGFLRGIADRLQDAADRGKGR; via the coding sequence ATGGAACAGAAACCGCTTGAACAGCAGGTCAGCGACGCCCTGCAGGAAGACCCCAAGGAGATCGCCGAACGTGTTCGCCAACTGACGGTGGACGCGCTCTCAGGCCGACCGCTTGACACCACGGGCATGCGCGAGACCTTCGCCACCGTGACCGACGGCATTCGCGAGGGCGCGTCGCGTCGCAGCGCCCGCATGGAAGAAGCCATCAAGGAAGCCATGCACGGCATGGATGGCGCGTTGCGCAATTTCGCCGAGGCCACCTCGCTGGCCATTCAGGAGGCCCGCAGCGAGGGCAAGGCCTATTCATCCGAAGAGTTTTCAAGCCTGCTCGATGACGTCAAGTCCTTGCAGACGCTGATGGCCGACACGCTCACCAAGGGCGCCAAGCAGGCCACGGGGGCTGCGCAGAACACACTCGGTCAGCTCGCTGACCATGCGCGCATCCACGGCACGGCCGCCGGCAAGGAGTTGTTCGCCATCCAGACACGCCTGACCCAGACCATGGCGGAAGTGACCAAAGAGGCCGTCAGCGACGGCACCAAGACGCTGCAGGCTGGTGGCAAACTCATGGCCGGGCTCACCGCGGGTTTCCTGCGCGGCATTGCCGACCGACTCCAGGACGCCGCAGATCGCGGCAAGGGCCGCTGA